The following nucleotide sequence is from Ahniella affigens.
GTTTCGAATTCCTGAAGTGACAATTCCGGATTCGCATGGAGCGTTTCGAACAGCGATTTGAGGTAGGGATAGTCCGCAGCGACATCAGCTTGCAGCGCGCTTGTCGCCGCGTGACTAAAGCCGATGGGCGTGAGCAGCATCGATGCCAACAGCAGATGCTTGCCGACAGCTCGGCAGACCGAATCGGTGTGGATGAAGGGCATGGCAGCGAGTTCCGGCGCAGTCGAGGAGCCTCTGAGCTTAGCTTTTGTCGGTTCCAGTGAGACATGCCGCCATGATGATTCACGACCGGCTTCTTACTGGCGTCAGTGCCGAACCGGTCATAACCACCGACCTTGAGTCGGCCCATGGATCCCATCATCATCGTGAGCTTCTTGCTGCGGCCGTTCGTCGGCGGCGGTTCACCTCGACAAGCCTGAATCCGGAGCAATGCATGCTGGTACTGACGCGACAGCCTGGCCCTGAGTTGGCGCACGCCGAACTCACGTTCATGGAGCGGGATCCGATTGACGCGGCGTTGGCATTGCGCCAGCACGATCGGTATCAACAAGCGCTGGCGCATGTCGCGGGTGCCAGCCTCAATTTGTCGGCATTGCCAAACCACGCCGATGCGTGCTTTGTCGAGGACGCGTTATTGGCCTTCCCGGAGCTGTTTGTGCTGACCCGTCCGGGCGCCTTGTCGCGACAAACCGAAGTCGATTCGATCGCGGAAGCCTTGCCCGCAGACCGGCCGGTGCACCGATTGCACGCGCCCGCGACACTCGATGGAGGCGATGTGCTCTGCATCGGTCGACAGGTGTACGTGGGGCTATCTACGCGCACCAATGCCGACGCCATCGCCGCGCTCGCAGCGTTGTTGCGGCCTTAT
It contains:
- a CDS encoding arginine deiminase family protein, translated to MLVLTRQPGPELAHAELTFMERDPIDAALALRQHDRYQQALAHVAGASLNLSALPNHADACFVEDALLAFPELFVLTRPGALSRQTEVDSIAEALPADRPVHRLHAPATLDGGDVLCIGRQVYVGLSTRTNADAIAALAALLRPYAYKVHAVRVPGALHLKTAVTAIHPDLVLINPAWVDREAFADYGQVDVPADEPFAGNSLHLAGHWFVQDAHPKTAALLADFGIAPTCLDISEFAKAEAGLTCLSVLIPPPV